In Corythoichthys intestinalis isolate RoL2023-P3 chromosome 11, ASM3026506v1, whole genome shotgun sequence, a single genomic region encodes these proteins:
- the mcm7 gene encoding DNA replication licensing factor MCM7, whose amino-acid sequence MARKDYAAEKDKCKRFLQEFYSEDDNGKKVFKYGVQLVALAHREQVSLFVDLDDVAEEDPELVESICENAKRYTSLFADAVHELLPEYKERDIVAKDSLDVYIEHRLMMEQRSRDPADTRDARNQYPAELMRRFELYFKPPSTTKPKTVREVRADSIGQLVSVRGIVTRATEVKPMMGVATYTCDQCGAETYQPIQSSSFMPLVMCPSQECVTNKSGGRLYLQTRGSKFVKFQELRIQEHSDQVPVGNIPRSMSVYARGENTRLAQPGDHVAITGIFLPLLRTGFRQVTQGLLSETFMEAHSITIMNKTEDDELGNEELTEEELRSITEEGYYEKLSGSIAPEIYGHEDVKKALLLLMVGGVQQAPKGMKIRGNINICLMGDPGVAKSQLLSYIDRLAPRSQYTTGRGSSGVGLTAAVMRDPLTGEMTLEGGALVLADMGVCCIDEFDKMADADRTAIHEVMEQQTISIAKAGIMTSLNARCSILAAANPAYGRYNPKKSIEQNIQLPAALLSRFDLLWLIQDKPDADADLRLAQHITYVHQHCRQPPAHFTPIDMKLMRRYIAACKKKQPVVPVSLADYITAAYVEMRKEARVSKDTTFTSARTLLSILRLATALARLRLMDVVEKEDVNEAMRLMEMSKDSLQTDKSNNTRTQRPADVIFSLVRELATEGAAGRGGAGGVVRMSEAEQRCVSRGFTPAMFQEALEEYEELNVWQINQARTRITFV is encoded by the exons ATGGCGCGCAAAGATTACGCAGCGGAGAAAG ATAAATGCAAGAGATTCCTGCAGGAGTTTTACTCTGAGGATGACAATGGAAAGAAAGTGTTCAAATACGGCGTGCAACTT GTGGCCCTGGCCCACAGAGAGCAGGTGTCTCTCTTTGTGGACCTGGACGATGTGGCTGAGGAGGACCCTGAGCTGGTGGAGAGTATTTGTGAGAATGCCAAGCGCTACACGAGCCTCTTTGCGGACGCCGTGCACGAGTTGCTCCCAGAGTACAAAGAAAGAGAC ATTGTGGCAAAAGACTCTCTGGATGTGTATATTGAGCACCGACTGATGATGGAGCAGAGATCACGTGACCCTGCGGACACGCGTGATGCCCGAAACCAGTACCCGGCGGAGCTCATGAGGAGATT tgagctctacttcaAGCCGCCCAGCACGACAAAGCCAAAAACCGTACGCGAAGTGCGGGCCGACAGCATCGGACAACTCGTAAGCGTCCGGGGCATCGTGACCCGTGCAACAGAGGTTAAGCCCATGATGGGGGTGGCCACGTATACATGTGACCAGTGCGGCGCGGAGACCTATCAACCG ATCCAATCGTCGTCCTTCATGCCCCTCGTCATGTGTCCCAGCCAAGAGTGCGTCACCAACAAATCTGGAGGCCGCCTCTACCTGCAGACCAGAGGCTCCAAATTTGTGAAATTTCAGGAGCTTCGAATTCAGGAGCAT AGTGACCAAGTCCCTGTTGGCAACATCCCCAGAAGCATGTCTGTTTATGCACGTGGTGAAAACACACGATTAGCCCAACCAGGCGACCACGTCGCTATTACAGGAATATTCCTGCCGCTTCTTCGCACCGGCTTCAGACAGGTTACACAG GGTCTCCTGTCTGAGACGTTCATGGAAGCTCACTCCATCACAATCATGAACAAGACGGAGGATGATGAACTTGGGAACGAGGAGCTCACTGAAGAAGAGCTGCGCAGCATTACCG AAGAAGGATACTACGAGAAACTGTCTGGATCGATCGCACCTGAGATTTATGGCCACGAGGATGTGAAGAAGGCTCTGCTCCTGCTGATGGTGGGAGGTGTTCAACAAGCCCCGAAAGGCATGAAGATCAGAG GTAACATCAACATCTGCTTAATGGGAGATCCTGGCGTGGCCAAGTCTCAGCTCTTGAGCTACATCGACCGTCTGGCTCCTCGCA GCCAGTACACGACAGGCCGAGGCTCATCGGGTGTGGGCTTGACAGCGGCTGTAATGCGTGACCCGCTAACTGGTGAGATGACCCTGGAAGGTGGTGCCCTGGTTCTTGCCGACATGGGTGTGTGCTGCATTGATGAGTTTGACAAGATGGCAGATGCTGACCGCACGGCCATCCACGAGGTGATGGAGCAACAGACCATTTCCATTGCCAAA GCCGGCATCATGACCTCCCTTAACGCCCGCTGCTCCATCCTGGCTGCCGCAAACCCGGCATACGGCCGCTACAACCCCAAGAAGAGCATCGAGCAGAACATTCAGCTGCCGGCCGCGCTGCTCTCACGTTTTGACCTGCTTTGGCTCATCCAGGACAAGCCCGACGCAGATGCCGACCTGCGTCTGGCCCAGCACATCACCTATGTCCACCAGCACTGTCGCCAGCCGCCCGCGCACTTCACCCCCATTGACATGAAGCTCATGAG GCGTTACATTGCCGCTTGTAAGAAGAAGCAGCCGGTGGTACCGGTGTCGCTGGCAGACTACATAACCGCCGCATATGTGGAGATGAGGAAGGAGGCACGAGTGAGCAAGGACACCACCTTCACCTCGGCCCGCACCCTCCTCTCCATACTACGCCTCGCTACAGCGCTG GCACGCCTCCGCCTAATGGATGTGGTTGAGAAGGAGGACGTCAACGAGGCCATGAGGCTGATGGAGATGTCCAAGGATTCGCTTCAAACGGACAAGTCTAACAACACAAG GACTCAGCGCCCGGCCGATGTCATCTTCTCCCTGGTGCGAGAGCTGGCCACAGAGGGCGCGGCGGGCCGAGGAGGCGCCGGCGGAGTGGTGCGCATGTCAGAGGCAGAGCAGCGCTGCGTCTCGCGGGGCTTCACCCCCGCCATGTTCCAGGAGGCTCTGGAAGAATACGAGGAGCTCAATGTGTGGCAGATCAACCAGGCTCGCACCCGCATCACCTTTGTCTGA
- the LOC130923891 gene encoding piggyBac transposable element-derived protein 4-like, with amino-acid sequence MQKPRVQRRPTTQKPLSMILVNTPLCESDGEEIKIENSDSSDEETCTPLPEPRALVEHGRTEVAKDGTVWRVEQLAKPLFTPVEPYTADGAPTAKTRRIVTSRLQSFLCFISLQMLRMIQRWTVQHGRHKEHENWFMDVPELMGFIAVLIWKGVTQVPSLCDNWSEDMGNPRIIATMARNRFQNIMQHLRFDDMYTRAERVQTDKFAAISTVWESFVKNCISVFTPGRHITIDEQLFPSKTQCGFLQYIATKPDKFGIKFWVACDLKSKYICNAIPYLGKDPNRPSGERLSESVVMKLMEPFLDKGRTVTTDNFFTSLSLAQRLRSRRTSLLGTVNKIRREIPPSTRQGNQIDFTTRVFSTPEAILTVYAPKRKKTVYILSSMHSQVETEDSYKQKPNTVTQYNQTKCGVDVMDQMVREYTVRSGTRRWPIAVFYNMIDMAALNAHIVYQACTGVQERRAEFLVHLAKELAKFHINAKKSREDKKFLQQPLSTGKRTKCQVRDGCKRNSAAGRCVHCFKYTCGKCKKEPALECRPCSDSQDKLRNR; translated from the exons ATGCAGAAACCTCGTGTGCAGAGAAGGCCTACTACGCAGAAGCCATTGTCAATGATCCTTGTCAATACACCACTTTGTGAGTCCGATGGCGAAGAAATCAAAATCGAAAATTCAGACTCTTCTG ATGAGGAAACTTGTACTCCACTGCCAGAACCAAGAGCTTTGGTTGAACATGGGCGAACAGAGGTTGCTAAAGATGGCACAGTGTGGCGTGTAGAACAATTGGCAAAACCTCTTTTCACTCCAGTTGAGCCATACACTGCTGATGGAGCTCCAACAGCCAAGACCAGAAGAATCGTCACAAGTCGTCTTCAGAGCTTCTTGTGTTTCATATCGTTGCAGATGCTTCGCATGATTCAACGTTGGACTGTTCAGCATGGACGTCATAAGGAACATGAGAATTGGTTCATGGATGTTCCAGAACTGATGGGATTCATTGCTGTCCTAATCTGGAAAGGGGTGACTCAAGTTCCATCCTTGTGCGACAACTGGTCTGAGGACATGGGGAACCCACGGATCATTGCTACAATGGCTCGGAACCGCTTCCAAAACATCATGCAACATCTCCGTTTTGATGACATGTACACACGTGCTGAGAGAGTACAGACTGATAAGTTTGCTGCTATTTCTACTGTTTGGGAAAGCTTTGTCAAAAACTGTATCTCAGTCTTCACCCCTGGCCGACACATTACAATTGACGAACAGCTTTTCCCTTCAAAGACTCAGTGCGGTTTCCTGCAGTACATTGCAACAAAACCTGACAAGTTTGGCATCAAGTTTTGGGTGGCATGTGACTTGAAATCAAAGTACATTTGCAATGCAATCCCATATCTCGGCAAGGACCCCAATCGCCCCAGTGGTGAGAGACTGTCAGAGAGCGTAGTGATGAAGCTGATGGAACCATTCTTGGACAAAGGCAGAACTGTAACTACAGACAATTTCTTTACGTCACTCTCCCTTGCACAACGCCTGCGTAGCCGAAGAACCTCCCTCCTTGGAACTGTCAACAAGATTCGCCGTGAAATTCCTCCATCAACAAGACAGGGTAACCAGATTGATTTCACCACACGAGTGTTTTCCACCCCTGAAGCAATCCTGACGGTATATGCACCAAAACGCAAGAAGACTGTCTATATACTCAGCAGCATGCACAGCCAAGTTGAGACTGAGGATTCATACAAGCAAAAGCCAAACACTGTGACCCAGTACAACCAAACCAAGTGTGGAGTGGATGTGATGGACCAGATGGTGCGGGAGTACactgtgcgttcaggaacacggAGATGGCCAATTGCTGTGTTCTACAACATGATCGACATGGCCGCACTGAATGCTCACATTGTTTATCAGGCATGCACAGGGGTGCAGGAAAGACGAGCAGAGTTCCTGGTTCATCTGGCAAAAGAGCTGGCCAAATTTCACATCAATGCGAAGAAATCACGCGAAGACAAGAAGTTTCTTCAGCAGCCCCTCAGCACCGGTAAAAGAACAAAGTGTCAGGTTAGGGATGGATGCAAACGGAACTCTGCAGCCGGCAGATGTGTTCACTGCTTCAAGTACACCTGTGGCAAATGCAAGAAGGAGCCAGCATTGGAGTGCCGACCCTGTTCTGACAGCCAAGACAAACTACGCAACCGCTGA